From Micromonospora rifamycinica, a single genomic window includes:
- a CDS encoding aminoglycoside N(3)-acetyltransferase, whose amino-acid sequence MTGRFTLAADLRALGVPAGATVLVHSALSRVRPGPGGPATLLAALRDVLGDDGTVVVPTQTAGNSVTSRAFRAATAGLTPARAAAVEAAIEPFDPARSPAQGMGVFAEHVRRQAGARRSAHPQTSFAALGPAAAALTARHDLDCHLGDRSPLGALYAADALVLLLGVDWSVCTAFHLAEYRCRRPAPRRAYRCYVRDPAGRRIRRDFQAPHLDDSDFPLIGAAVVAGGSVRCGPVGAADGRRVRLRRAVDVAREWMDEHRLA is encoded by the coding sequence GTGACCGGCCGGTTCACCCTCGCCGCCGACCTGCGGGCGCTCGGGGTGCCGGCGGGCGCGACGGTGCTGGTGCACAGCGCACTGTCCCGGGTCCGGCCCGGCCCGGGTGGCCCGGCCACCCTGCTCGCGGCGCTGCGGGACGTCCTCGGCGACGACGGCACCGTGGTCGTGCCGACCCAGACGGCCGGCAACTCGGTGACCTCGCGGGCGTTCCGGGCCGCCACGGCGGGGCTGACCCCGGCCCGGGCCGCCGCCGTCGAGGCGGCCATCGAGCCGTTCGACCCGGCGCGCAGCCCGGCGCAGGGGATGGGGGTGTTCGCCGAGCACGTCCGCCGGCAGGCCGGTGCCCGCCGCAGCGCCCACCCGCAGACCTCGTTCGCCGCGCTCGGTCCGGCCGCCGCGGCGCTGACCGCCCGGCACGACCTGGACTGCCACCTCGGCGACCGGTCGCCGCTGGGGGCGCTGTACGCCGCCGACGCCCTGGTGCTGCTGCTGGGCGTCGACTGGTCGGTGTGCACGGCGTTCCACCTCGCCGAGTACCGCTGCCGGCGGCCCGCGCCGCGCCGGGCGTACCGGTGCTATGTCCGCGACCCGGCGGGCCGGCGGATCCGCCGGGACTTCCAGGCCCCGCACCTCGACGACAGCGACTTCCCGCTGATCGGCGCGGCCGTGGTGGCGGGCGGGTCGGTGCGGTGCGGGCCGGTCGGCGCGGCCGACGGCCGTCGCGTCCGGCTGCGCCGCGCCGTCGACGTCGCTCGGGAGT
- a CDS encoding FxsB family cyclophane-forming radical SAM/SPASM peptide maturase, protein MSPPSARTSDAAAPAGTIAPLSQYVLKLTSRCDLSCDHCYVYEHPDQSWRRQPRLMTPGTVEATARRIAEHAAAHRLPAVRVVLHGGEPLLAGATRIAATAVTLRRAVGPVARLDLRMQSNGVLLTPEIADVLVTHDIGLGISLDGDRSANDRHRRYANGASSHDQVRRALELLRRPEYRGVYAGLLCTVDLANDPIRVYRALLAEDPPAIDFLLPHANWDRPPARPDGAATPYADWLLTIHRAWLADGQPVPIRLLESLLATATGGSTGTEAVGLAPVDLVVVETDGTFEQVDSLKSAFHGAAATGLDVFRHRVDEAAAHPGIVVRQSGMAGLCATCRSCPLVRRCGGGLLAHRYRTGTGFDNPSAYCADLAALIRATAVPADPQGDRPVDTLPPAVLDDLGSGRGSAESVAHLAAVHHGITRALTVALSPAAAADPVAAAGWRLLVDLDVSAPEAVDRVLGHPFVRRWAQRCRAGATGELPHLAAVAAAAAVRAGVDVDLVLPVRAGAVHLPTLGAIVVDAGADTVPVVISGGVVELRAGRRRVRVRPGAGANPDRWQPTRAVRTDGGPVLLEDTDPYRDCFDLAVAPRLTPAVADRWTRQVQRAVHRLDTEAVGYAAGVRALLRAVVPLRPDPSGRARSAAARSAFGAVAVTPVVDDAALAVLLVHEVQHLKLDAVLDVCELFDPADARRLRVPWRDDPRPVEGALHGVYAHLAVADVWRHRPGSAAAAHFRRYREWTDGAVDALLGLGSLTADGERFVHRMRATLDDWR, encoded by the coding sequence ATGTCGCCGCCTTCAGCTCGCACCTCTGACGCCGCCGCGCCCGCGGGAACGATCGCCCCGCTCAGTCAGTACGTCCTCAAGCTGACCAGCCGGTGCGACCTCTCCTGTGACCACTGCTACGTCTACGAGCACCCCGACCAGTCGTGGCGTCGTCAGCCCCGGCTGATGACGCCCGGCACGGTCGAGGCCACCGCCCGGCGGATCGCCGAGCACGCCGCCGCCCACCGGCTCCCGGCCGTACGGGTGGTCCTGCACGGCGGGGAACCCCTGCTCGCCGGCGCGACCCGGATCGCCGCCACCGCCGTCACCCTGCGACGGGCCGTCGGCCCGGTGGCCCGCCTCGACCTGCGGATGCAGTCCAACGGCGTGCTGCTCACCCCCGAGATCGCCGACGTCCTCGTCACCCACGACATCGGGCTGGGCATCTCCCTGGACGGCGACCGGTCGGCCAACGACCGGCACCGCCGGTACGCCAACGGCGCGAGCAGCCACGACCAGGTGCGACGGGCGCTGGAGCTGCTGCGTCGTCCCGAGTACCGCGGCGTCTACGCCGGGCTGCTGTGCACCGTCGACCTGGCCAACGACCCGATCCGGGTCTACCGGGCACTGCTCGCCGAGGACCCGCCCGCGATCGACTTCCTGCTGCCGCACGCCAACTGGGACCGGCCACCCGCCCGCCCCGACGGGGCCGCCACCCCGTACGCGGACTGGCTGTTGACGATCCACCGGGCCTGGCTGGCCGACGGGCAGCCGGTGCCGATCCGGCTGCTGGAGTCGCTGCTGGCCACCGCCACCGGTGGCAGCACCGGCACCGAGGCGGTCGGGCTCGCCCCGGTGGACCTGGTGGTGGTCGAGACCGACGGCACCTTCGAGCAGGTCGACTCGCTCAAGTCCGCCTTCCACGGGGCCGCCGCCACCGGCTTGGACGTGTTCCGGCACCGGGTCGACGAGGCGGCGGCCCACCCCGGCATCGTGGTCCGGCAGTCCGGAATGGCGGGGCTCTGCGCCACCTGCCGATCGTGCCCGCTGGTCCGTCGGTGCGGTGGCGGTCTGCTCGCCCACCGGTACCGGACCGGCACCGGCTTCGACAACCCGTCGGCCTACTGCGCCGACCTGGCCGCGTTGATCCGGGCCACGGCCGTCCCGGCCGACCCGCAGGGTGACCGGCCGGTCGACACCCTGCCCCCCGCCGTCCTGGACGACCTCGGCTCCGGCCGGGGCAGCGCCGAGTCGGTGGCCCACCTCGCCGCCGTCCACCACGGCATCACCCGGGCGCTGACCGTCGCGCTCAGCCCGGCGGCGGCCGCCGACCCGGTCGCGGCGGCCGGCTGGCGTCTCCTGGTGGACCTGGACGTGTCCGCGCCCGAGGCCGTCGACCGGGTGCTCGGCCACCCCTTCGTCCGGCGGTGGGCGCAGCGGTGCCGGGCCGGCGCGACCGGTGAGCTGCCCCACCTCGCCGCGGTGGCCGCCGCCGCCGCGGTCCGGGCCGGTGTCGACGTCGACCTCGTGCTGCCGGTACGGGCCGGCGCCGTGCACCTGCCCACGCTCGGGGCGATCGTGGTCGACGCCGGTGCCGACACCGTGCCCGTCGTCATCTCCGGGGGCGTCGTCGAGCTGCGGGCCGGCCGACGCCGGGTCCGGGTCCGGCCGGGGGCCGGGGCGAACCCGGACCGGTGGCAGCCGACCCGGGCGGTGCGTACCGACGGCGGGCCCGTCCTGTTGGAGGACACCGACCCGTACCGCGACTGCTTCGACCTGGCGGTGGCCCCCCGGCTCACCCCGGCGGTCGCCGACCGGTGGACGCGGCAGGTGCAGCGGGCGGTGCACCGCCTCGACACCGAGGCCGTCGGCTACGCGGCCGGCGTCCGCGCCCTGCTGCGCGCCGTGGTGCCGCTGCGTCCCGACCCGTCCGGCCGGGCCCGCAGCGCCGCCGCCCGGTCCGCGTTCGGCGCGGTGGCCGTCACCCCGGTCGTCGACGACGCCGCGCTGGCGGTGCTGCTCGTCCACGAGGTGCAGCACCTGAAGCTCGACGCGGTCCTCGACGTGTGCGAGCTGTTCGACCCCGCCGACGCCCGGCGGCTGCGGGTGCCCTGGCGCGACGACCCCCGCCCGGTGGAGGGCGCGCTGCACGGCGTCTACGCCCACCTCGCCGTCGCCGACGTGTGGCGGCACCGGCCCGGCAGCGCGGCGGCGGCGCACTTCCGGCGCTACCGCGAGTGGACCGACGGCGCGGTCGACGCGCTGCTCGGGCTGGGCAGTCTCACCGCCGACGGGGAACGGTTCGTCCACCGGATGCGCGCCACCCTGGACGACTGGCGGTGA
- a CDS encoding DUF4231 domain-containing protein, protein MPDIDGTLAATQVWRRQALWSQAAERVKRRITRGRRLVAALTAVAAVAGTAAAMLATAAPAAGRVLAIVAGASLLLVPVAGRWSSRGAVATWTRLRAVSEASKAELYRYLARAAPYADADADAVLLRRYDLLMADAGDLVGQTLDDPPADRPLPAVTDVPSYLVERVQRQVDGYYLPAARRSGRSAARIGRTATVLTVLVALLSAVTGVLGDGLGLTAWVGVATVVTTALVGYGAAQRYEQQHLEYARTADQLTRLRLTRAAGHGWSDDDALVAEAERIIAHSNAAWMAKMIEEDGAAQQ, encoded by the coding sequence GTGCCGGACATTGACGGAACCCTCGCCGCCACCCAGGTCTGGCGGAGGCAGGCACTCTGGTCGCAGGCCGCCGAACGGGTGAAGCGACGGATCACCCGGGGGCGACGGCTGGTCGCCGCCCTCACCGCCGTCGCCGCCGTCGCCGGCACCGCGGCGGCGATGCTGGCGACGGCCGCGCCGGCCGCCGGCCGGGTGCTGGCGATCGTCGCCGGCGCGTCGCTGCTGCTGGTGCCGGTGGCCGGGCGCTGGTCGTCCCGGGGGGCGGTGGCCACCTGGACCCGGCTCCGGGCGGTCTCCGAGGCGTCGAAGGCGGAACTGTACCGCTACCTCGCCCGCGCCGCCCCCTACGCCGACGCCGACGCCGACGCCGTCCTGCTGCGCCGTTACGACCTGCTGATGGCGGACGCCGGCGACCTGGTCGGGCAGACCCTCGACGACCCGCCGGCCGACCGACCGCTGCCGGCCGTCACCGACGTGCCGAGCTACCTCGTCGAACGGGTGCAGCGGCAGGTGGACGGCTACTACCTGCCGGCCGCGCGGCGGTCCGGCCGGTCCGCCGCGCGGATCGGCCGGACCGCGACGGTGCTGACCGTCCTGGTCGCCCTGCTCTCCGCGGTCACCGGGGTGCTCGGTGACGGCCTGGGTCTCACCGCCTGGGTAGGGGTCGCCACGGTGGTCACCACGGCGCTGGTCGGGTACGGGGCCGCCCAACGCTACGAGCAACAGCACCTCGAGTACGCCCGGACGGCCGACCAGCTGACCCGGCTGCGGCTGACCCGGGCGGCCGGGCACGGCTGGAGCGACGACGACGCGTTGGTGGCCGAGGCCGAACGGATCATCGCCCACTCCAACGCGGCCTGGATGGCCAAAATGATCGAGGAAGACGGCGCTGCGCAGCAGTGA
- a CDS encoding M4 family metallopeptidase, which translates to MKLSPRLVALSGAVAAGLIAAGTTAAVQAAPARPAPDPAQARATATGAAAALVASRPGYLHASADDAFVQRPVISSEGIQYVPFERTYKGLAVIGGDFVLATTATGEVSYASVAQQQSIGDLSTTPRLTATAAERTARALLRKVTGVEGTTLVVHTLGARPALAWETTVTGTGADGPSRLTVDVDAVTGVVLGTQEHVMRGTGTGAWNGPVTLATTQSGSTYSLKDPGTTNLSCQDAANNTTFSGPDDVWGNGTGTSRETGCVDALFSAQTEHKMLSQWLGRNGANGSGGAWPIRVGLNDQNAYYDGSQVQIGKNTAGQWIGSLDVVAHEIGHGIDDTTPGGISRGNTQEFVADTFGAATEWFANEPSTYDAPDFLVGEKINLVGSGPIRNMYNPSALGDANCYSSSIPGQEVHAAAGPGNHWFYLLAMGSNPTNGQPTSPTCNSSTVTGLGIQKAIKIMYNAMLIKTTSSSYLKYRTWTLQAAKTLYPGSCTEFNTVKAAWDAVSVPAQSADPTCTGGTPTPTPTATSTPTPTPTSGVCSGQKLTNPGFESGGTGWTATSGVITSSASQAAHGGSYKAWLNGYGSTHTDTVTQSVAIPAGCRATLSFWLHIDTAESGSTAYDKLTVKAGGTTLATYSNVNAASGYVQRSFDVSALAGGTVTISFSGVEDSSLQTSFVVDDTALTLS; encoded by the coding sequence TTGAAGCTCTCACCCCGCCTCGTCGCGCTCTCCGGCGCGGTCGCGGCCGGTCTGATCGCCGCGGGCACCACCGCCGCGGTCCAGGCCGCGCCGGCACGTCCCGCGCCCGACCCGGCCCAGGCCCGCGCCACCGCCACCGGCGCGGCCGCCGCACTGGTCGCCAGCCGCCCCGGCTACCTGCACGCCAGCGCCGACGACGCGTTCGTGCAGCGGCCGGTCATCTCCTCCGAGGGCATCCAGTACGTGCCGTTCGAACGCACCTACAAGGGTCTGGCCGTGATCGGCGGCGACTTCGTCCTGGCGACCACCGCCACCGGGGAGGTCAGCTACGCCTCCGTCGCCCAGCAGCAGAGCATCGGCGACCTGTCCACCACGCCGAGGCTCACCGCCACCGCGGCCGAGCGGACCGCCCGCGCCCTGCTGCGGAAGGTCACCGGCGTCGAGGGCACCACGCTGGTCGTGCACACCCTCGGCGCCCGACCCGCACTGGCCTGGGAGACCACCGTCACCGGCACCGGCGCGGACGGCCCCAGCCGGCTCACCGTCGACGTGGACGCCGTCACCGGCGTGGTGCTCGGCACCCAGGAGCACGTCATGCGGGGCACCGGCACCGGGGCGTGGAACGGCCCGGTCACCCTGGCCACCACCCAGTCCGGCAGCACCTACTCGCTGAAGGACCCGGGCACCACCAACCTGAGCTGCCAGGACGCCGCGAACAACACGACCTTCTCCGGCCCGGACGACGTCTGGGGCAACGGCACCGGCACCAGCAGGGAGACCGGCTGCGTCGACGCGCTGTTCTCGGCGCAGACCGAGCACAAGATGCTGTCGCAGTGGCTGGGTCGCAACGGCGCGAACGGCAGCGGCGGCGCGTGGCCGATCCGGGTCGGCCTCAACGACCAGAACGCCTACTACGACGGCAGCCAGGTGCAGATCGGCAAGAACACCGCCGGGCAGTGGATCGGCTCGCTCGACGTGGTGGCCCACGAGATCGGCCACGGCATCGACGACACCACCCCCGGCGGCATCTCCCGGGGCAACACCCAGGAGTTCGTCGCCGACACCTTCGGCGCGGCCACCGAGTGGTTCGCCAACGAGCCGTCCACCTACGACGCACCGGACTTCCTGGTCGGCGAGAAGATCAACCTGGTCGGCAGCGGCCCGATCCGCAACATGTACAACCCGTCCGCGCTGGGCGACGCCAACTGCTACTCCAGCAGCATCCCGGGCCAGGAGGTGCACGCGGCGGCCGGCCCCGGCAACCACTGGTTCTACCTGCTGGCCATGGGCAGCAACCCGACCAACGGCCAGCCGACCAGCCCGACCTGCAACAGCAGCACGGTGACCGGCCTGGGCATCCAGAAGGCCATCAAGATCATGTACAACGCGATGCTGATCAAGACGACCAGCTCGTCCTACCTGAAGTACCGCACCTGGACGCTGCAGGCCGCCAAGACCCTCTACCCGGGCAGCTGCACGGAGTTCAACACCGTCAAGGCCGCCTGGGACGCGGTGAGCGTGCCCGCGCAGTCCGCCGACCCGACCTGCACCGGCGGCACCCCGACGCCCACCCCGACCGCGACCTCGACCCCGACGCCGACCCCCACCTCGGGCGTCTGCTCGGGCCAGAAGCTGACCAACCCCGGCTTCGAGTCCGGCGGCACCGGCTGGACCGCCACCTCGGGCGTGATCACCTCGTCGGCCAGCCAGGCCGCGCACGGTGGCTCCTACAAGGCGTGGCTCAACGGGTACGGCTCGACCCACACCGACACCGTCACCCAGTCGGTGGCCATCCCCGCCGGCTGCCGGGCCACCCTCTCCTTCTGGCTGCACATCGACACGGCCGAGTCGGGCAGCACGGCGTACGACAAGCTGACCGTCAAGGCCGGCGGCACCACCCTGGCGACGTACTCCAACGTCAACGCCGCGAGCGGCTACGTGCAGCGCAGCTTCGACGTCTCGGCGCTGGCCGGTGGCACCGTCACCATCTCGTTCAGCGGGGTGGAGGACAGCAGCCTGCAGACCTCCTTCGTGGTGGACGACACCGCGCTCACCCTGAGCTGA
- a CDS encoding TOBE domain-containing protein, with the protein MSVFRIREAAELLGVSDDTVRRWVDAGRLPAQRDAHGHRLVDGVDLAGFVRAQSAGPDEGAEFSSARNRLRGIVTAVVRDTVMAQVDIQAGPFRIVSLMSREAVDELGLTVGSVAVAVIKSTTVVVERPTPVGAARGRSQP; encoded by the coding sequence GTGAGTGTCTTCCGGATCCGCGAGGCCGCCGAGTTGCTCGGCGTCAGCGACGACACCGTGCGGCGCTGGGTGGACGCCGGCCGGCTGCCCGCCCAGCGGGACGCGCACGGCCACCGCCTCGTCGACGGCGTCGACCTGGCCGGCTTCGTCCGGGCCCAGTCCGCCGGGCCGGACGAGGGCGCCGAGTTCTCCTCGGCCCGCAACCGGCTCCGCGGGATCGTCACCGCCGTCGTCCGGGACACCGTGATGGCCCAGGTCGACATCCAGGCCGGGCCGTTCCGGATCGTCTCGCTGATGAGCCGGGAGGCGGTCGACGAGCTGGGGCTCACGGTCGGCTCGGTGGCCGTCGCGGTGATCAAGTCGACCACCGTCGTGGTCGAGCGGCCCACCCCGGTCGGTGCCGCCAGGGGACGGAGCCAGCCGTGA